A single Bacteroidota bacterium DNA region contains:
- a CDS encoding DASH family cryptochrome encodes MCVLVWFRYDLRVADHPALWHAAQTGLPLLPVYIWEDDWESVWMGQPRLGPHRRQLMEACLAELQHRLQQLGAPLRVLKGDSRRLIPRLVQATGATAVYTHYEPAPNESATFYTLRQQLRSQGLAWHSWDGNSLYQLDDLPFPPSQVPDLFKQFRQRVEPAALIRTPLLAPHHLLAYTGAWPEEMLTHSLPRANTVSGGETAAQARLHHYLWESDAIATYRETRNGLQGEHFSSRLSPWLAQGCLSPRQVYTELRRYEQARTRNESTYWLFFELLWREYFRAVATKFGPRLFRPAGIMNIDIPWKEDAVHLRLWQAGQTGYPLVDAAMRELKATGWISNRARQVVASFFTKNLHLDWRLGAAWMERWLIDYDPCSHYGNWNYAAGVGNDGRGYRFFHVVKQGEQYDPEGAYVRTWVPELAQVPTPYIHQPWLLDPAPEGYPGPVTDLMQSAREGETAWKLGFKASGIHKRISRIRKFVR; translated from the coding sequence ATGTGCGTACTCGTATGGTTCCGGTATGACCTGCGGGTGGCAGACCACCCCGCCCTGTGGCACGCCGCCCAGACGGGATTGCCCCTGCTGCCCGTCTACATCTGGGAAGACGACTGGGAGAGTGTATGGATGGGCCAGCCCCGGCTGGGCCCACACCGCCGCCAGCTGATGGAGGCCTGCCTGGCCGAGCTGCAGCACCGCCTACAGCAGCTGGGTGCCCCACTGCGCGTCCTGAAGGGCGATAGCCGCAGGCTGATACCCCGGCTGGTGCAGGCCACCGGGGCCACAGCCGTATACACCCACTACGAGCCCGCGCCCAATGAGTCGGCCACCTTCTACACCCTGCGGCAGCAGCTGCGCAGCCAGGGCCTGGCCTGGCACAGCTGGGATGGAAACAGCCTGTACCAGCTAGACGATCTGCCCTTTCCGCCCAGCCAGGTGCCCGACCTGTTCAAGCAGTTTCGCCAGCGGGTAGAGCCTGCCGCACTTATCCGCACCCCCCTGCTTGCGCCACACCACCTGCTGGCCTACACCGGCGCGTGGCCCGAGGAGATGCTCACCCACAGCCTACCCCGGGCAAACACGGTAAGCGGGGGCGAAACCGCTGCACAGGCACGCCTGCACCACTACCTGTGGGAGAGCGATGCCATAGCCACCTACCGCGAAACCCGCAACGGCCTACAGGGTGAGCACTTCAGCAGCCGGCTAAGCCCCTGGCTGGCCCAGGGCTGCCTGAGCCCACGCCAGGTGTATACCGAGCTGCGACGCTATGAGCAGGCACGTACCCGCAACGAAAGCACCTACTGGCTATTCTTCGAGCTGCTGTGGCGAGAATACTTCCGGGCCGTAGCCACCAAGTTTGGCCCCCGGCTGTTCCGCCCCGCCGGAATTATGAACATAGACATACCCTGGAAGGAAGATGCCGTGCACCTGCGCCTGTGGCAAGCGGGCCAGACCGGCTACCCCCTGGTAGATGCGGCCATGCGCGAGCTGAAGGCCACCGGCTGGATAAGCAACCGGGCACGGCAGGTGGTGGCCAGCTTTTTCACCAAGAACCTGCACCTGGACTGGCGCCTGGGTGCCGCCTGGATGGAGCGCTGGCTGATAGACTACGACCCCTGTAGCCACTACGGCAACTGGAACTATGCCGCCGGAGTGGGCAACGACGGGCGGGGCTACCGGTTTTTCCATGTAGTGAAGCAGGGCGAGCAGTACGACCCAGAAGGAGCCTATGTACGCACCTGGGTGCCCGAGCTGGCACAGGTGCCTACCCCATACATCCACCAGCCCTGGCTGCTAGACCCTGCGCCAGAGGGCTACCCCGGCCCGGTGACAGACCTGATGCAGAGCGCCCGCGAGGGCGAAACAGCCTGGAAGCTGGGCTTCAAGGCGAGCGGCATACACAAGCGCATTTCGCGCATCCGCAAGTTTGTAAGGTAG
- a CDS encoding sigma-70 family RNA polymerase sigma factor, with amino-acid sequence MFPPPPTGMSSRSLTDTDRKLLNQIKAGQTGALEQLYVQALHIATEEMGVARLVHDYLQEAVLALKKAIQMDRVDLRGSRSLAEYLARLVHERWENTLKNQELDQKIIATLQSDKDSGWAFYYMQRHYFPGVSYFVRGHGGTEEDAKDIIMDGIYALLSNVRAGKYTPTDSASLKTYFFSICKNKWRDYQKKKKNNPIADPIEGLPDSEGEVHYYAEFDEDLLNERQKMVADIFGHAGEKCHRILSYFYYENLSHEQIAERMGYEGPNTSKEQKKRCMNKIRDLVLKRFQDLQF; translated from the coding sequence TTGTTTCCACCCCCCCCCACTGGCATGAGCAGCCGCAGCCTGACCGATACCGACCGAAAACTGCTAAACCAGATAAAAGCTGGCCAGACGGGTGCCCTGGAGCAGCTGTATGTGCAGGCACTACACATTGCAACGGAGGAAATGGGCGTTGCCCGCCTGGTGCATGACTATCTGCAAGAAGCCGTGCTGGCGCTAAAAAAGGCCATCCAAATGGACCGGGTAGACCTGAGGGGTAGCCGGAGCCTGGCCGAGTACCTGGCCCGCCTGGTGCACGAACGCTGGGAAAACACCCTGAAAAACCAGGAGCTGGACCAAAAGATAATAGCCACCCTGCAGAGCGACAAGGATAGTGGCTGGGCCTTCTACTACATGCAGCGCCACTACTTTCCTGGGGTCAGCTACTTTGTGCGCGGCCATGGCGGTACCGAAGAGGATGCCAAGGACATTATCATGGACGGCATCTACGCACTACTGAGCAATGTACGAGCGGGAAAATATACGCCCACAGACAGTGCTAGCCTGAAGACCTACTTCTTTAGCATCTGCAAAAACAAGTGGCGCGATTATCAAAAGAAAAAGAAGAACAACCCCATTGCCGACCCGATAGAGGGGCTGCCAGATAGCGAGGGCGAAGTGCACTACTATGCCGAGTTTGACGAAGACCTGCTGAACGAACGCCAAAAGATGGTGGCAGACATCTTTGGCCACGCTGGCGAAAAATGCCACCGGATTCTATCTTACTTCTATTACGAGAATCTAAGCCATGAGCAGATAGCTGAACGAATGGGCTACGAGGGCCCAAATACCAGCAAGGAACAGAAGAAACGCTGCATGAACAAAATTCGCGACCTTGTACTAAAGCGATTCCAAGATTTGCAATTTTAA
- a CDS encoding gliding motility-associated C-terminal domain-containing protein, producing the protein MVKLDANGNKQWDRTLGGSGTEGLHSLQQTADGGYILGGESNSDTDIAGGKSENNRGPRYYGGQGDDYWVVKLDANGNKQWDKTLGGSGEDNLYSLQQTADGGYILGGGSSSDTDIAGGKSENSLGFSDYWVVKLGCETSPPRVNLGPDISLSCAEPDTLRTYYAPTLSYRWYTLAAGVEDPVPGAASHELEVLSPGTYIVEVENTCNLTSRDTVVVGPPAASPKPALGPDRPWCRWTDQNANDPAYPPAANNPVLTGPAGTGISYRWWRNGAELTSQTSRTLTLTEPGEYLLEVRNGCGNTARDTVTLTRYDDIQPFSLTSTSEPRLCPGETQTWVGPSGSFAYTWEWTRNPDFSQVIATTRQIALSQPGTYRLTAIDSCGNYYRDSVVITRQADPSTLSLNLPPLYDRCIQQGRPLQLPADLGLAYRWTSEDGSLLSEEPAYLPTQSGTLRLEISDRCGRSAQALLEVIDADESAIQRWGTAFSPNADGLHDTYPPASYLDGAYRLQVFNRWGQLVYAGSQPWRGTDGSTGNADAPEGTYVVHIQVPDCQGGTRELIRTLTVIR; encoded by the coding sequence GTGGTAAAGCTGGATGCCAATGGAAACAAACAATGGGACAGAACCCTGGGAGGAAGTGGTACGGAAGGGCTCCATTCCCTACAGCAAACAGCGGACGGCGGCTATATACTGGGGGGAGAGTCTAACTCAGATACGGATATAGCCGGAGGGAAAAGCGAAAACAACCGGGGTCCACGATACTACGGCGGTCAAGGAGACGACTACTGGGTGGTAAAGCTGGACGCAAACGGAAACAAACAGTGGGACAAAACACTTGGCGGAAGTGGTGAGGACAATCTCTATTCCCTACAGCAGACAGCTGACGGCGGATATATCCTGGGGGGAGGATCTAGTTCCGATACGGATATAGCGGGTGGAAAAAGTGAAAACAGCCTGGGCTTCTCCGACTACTGGGTGGTAAAGCTAGGCTGCGAGACATCCCCCCCACGTGTAAACCTCGGCCCCGATATCTCCCTTAGCTGTGCTGAGCCCGATACCCTGCGCACCTATTACGCCCCCACCCTCAGCTACCGCTGGTACACCCTGGCGGCAGGGGTAGAAGATCCAGTACCGGGTGCTGCCAGCCACGAGCTGGAAGTTCTCAGCCCCGGCACCTACATCGTAGAAGTAGAAAACACCTGCAACCTTACCAGCCGCGATACGGTGGTGGTAGGCCCGCCTGCTGCGTCCCCGAAGCCCGCCCTGGGCCCCGACCGCCCCTGGTGCCGCTGGACAGACCAGAACGCCAACGACCCCGCCTATCCCCCCGCTGCTAATAACCCTGTGCTGACCGGGCCCGCAGGTACTGGCATCAGCTACCGCTGGTGGCGGAATGGCGCCGAGCTGACCAGCCAGACTAGCCGAACCCTGACCCTTACCGAACCCGGCGAATACCTGCTGGAAGTACGCAATGGCTGCGGCAACACCGCCCGCGACACCGTAACCCTCACCCGCTACGACGACATCCAGCCCTTCAGCCTCACCAGCACCAGCGAGCCCCGACTCTGCCCCGGCGAAACCCAAACCTGGGTAGGCCCCAGCGGCAGCTTTGCCTACACCTGGGAGTGGACCCGAAATCCCGACTTTAGCCAGGTGATTGCCACCACCCGGCAGATTGCCCTTTCCCAACCCGGCACCTACCGCCTGACGGCCATCGACAGCTGCGGCAACTATTACCGCGACTCAGTTGTCATCACCCGGCAGGCAGACCCCAGCACCCTGAGCCTCAACCTGCCGCCCCTGTACGACCGCTGCATCCAGCAGGGCCGCCCCCTGCAGCTGCCCGCCGACCTCGGCCTGGCCTACCGCTGGACCAGCGAAGACGGCAGCCTGCTGAGCGAGGAACCCGCCTACCTGCCCACCCAGTCTGGCACCCTGCGCCTGGAGATTAGCGACCGCTGTGGCCGCAGCGCCCAGGCGCTGCTGGAAGTGATAGATGCCGACGAGTCTGCTATCCAGCGCTGGGGCACCGCCTTCAGCCCCAATGCCGACGGCCTGCACGACACCTACCCCCCCGCCAGCTACCTGGATGGCGCCTACCGCCTGCAGGTCTTCAACCGCTGGGGCCAGCTGGTATATGCGGGCAGCCAGCCCTGGCGCGGCACGGACGGCAGCACCGGCAATGCCGATGCCCCCGAGGGTACCTACGTAGTGCACATCCAGGTGCCCGACTGCCAGGGCGGCACGCGCGAGCTGATCCGTACGCTTACGGTTATCCGGTAG
- the hisH gene encoding imidazole glycerol phosphate synthase subunit HisH: MQLALVQYNAGNLSSVVNALNRLGVEPLVTDDAEQLRAADKVIFPGQGHAGTAMAYLRQRGLDAVLRSLHQPFLGICLGQQLMCLHSEEEDTECLGLIPLQVKRFPPDEKVPHMGWNTLTDLKGPLYTGVPEGSHVYFVHSYYAEHHPDYTAATCHYMLPFSASVQYQNYYAVQYHPEKSGPLGSRILENFLRL; this comes from the coding sequence ATGCAGCTAGCCCTTGTACAATACAATGCCGGAAATCTGAGCTCGGTGGTGAATGCCCTGAACCGGCTGGGGGTGGAGCCACTGGTAACAGATGATGCGGAGCAGCTGCGTGCCGCAGACAAGGTGATCTTCCCGGGCCAGGGCCATGCAGGCACTGCCATGGCCTACCTAAGGCAGCGGGGCCTGGATGCCGTACTGCGGAGCCTACACCAGCCTTTTCTGGGCATCTGCCTGGGGCAGCAGCTCATGTGCCTGCACAGCGAGGAAGAAGATACCGAATGCCTGGGCCTCATCCCCCTACAGGTAAAGCGCTTTCCGCCGGATGAAAAAGTGCCCCACATGGGCTGGAATACCCTGACGGACCTGAAAGGCCCCCTGTACACCGGCGTGCCCGAGGGCAGCCATGTATACTTTGTACACAGCTACTACGCGGAGCACCACCCCGACTATACGGCCGCTACCTGCCACTACATGCTACCCTTTAGCGCCAGCGTGCAGTACCAAAACTACTATGCCGTACAGTACCACCCCGAGAAGAGTGGGCCCCTGGGTAGCCGGATACTCGAAAACTTTTTGCGCCTGTAG
- the hisIE gene encoding bifunctional phosphoribosyl-AMP cyclohydrolase/phosphoribosyl-ATP diphosphatase HisIE: MIAPDPKLIDFEKGQGLVPAIVQDAHTGRVLMLGYMNAEAYQHTLQTEKATFYSRGKQRLWTKGESSGHYLVVKSISLDCDADTLLLKAKPKGPTCHTGAGTCWQEANTPNALFLHRLERKLTDRKLNPKPGSHTSQMFARGINKIAQKLGEEAVELVIEAKDSNRELFLNEAADLLYRFTTLLVAKGVQLEEVITTLAERDR; encoded by the coding sequence ATGATTGCCCCCGATCCGAAACTAATCGACTTCGAAAAAGGCCAGGGCCTGGTACCTGCCATTGTGCAAGACGCGCATACCGGCCGGGTGCTGATGCTGGGCTATATGAACGCCGAGGCCTACCAGCACACCCTGCAAACCGAGAAAGCCACCTTCTATAGCCGGGGCAAGCAGCGGCTGTGGACCAAGGGCGAAAGCTCGGGCCACTACCTGGTGGTCAAATCGATCTCGCTGGACTGCGATGCCGATACCCTGCTGCTGAAAGCCAAGCCCAAAGGCCCCACCTGCCACACCGGGGCCGGCACCTGCTGGCAGGAGGCCAATACCCCAAACGCGCTCTTTCTGCACCGGCTGGAGAGAAAACTGACCGACCGGAAGCTGAACCCCAAACCAGGCAGCCACACCAGCCAGATGTTTGCCCGCGGCATAAACAAGATAGCCCAAAAGCTGGGCGAAGAGGCCGTGGAGCTGGTGATAGAGGCCAAAGACTCGAACCGGGAACTCTTCCTGAACGAAGCGGCAGACCTGCTGTACCGCTTCACCACCCTGCTGGTGGCCAAGGGGGTGCAGCTGGAAGAGGTGATTACCACCCTGGCTGAGCGCGACCGATAG
- a CDS encoding RimK/LysX family protein, with the protein MKILGRQEKLYLPDVSEHPIAAKVDTGATTSALHCTSIQPYVADDGQLMVRFVALDVSYKAYTGQLLSLPVVQTRTVRSSNGQSEQRYYVALEVVLGTERFSTWFSLTKRHTMSFPILIGRSLLSGRYIVDVSKKSMHHS; encoded by the coding sequence ATGAAGATACTGGGCCGCCAAGAGAAGCTGTACCTGCCCGATGTTTCGGAGCACCCGATTGCCGCCAAGGTAGACACCGGAGCCACCACATCGGCCCTGCACTGCACCAGTATACAGCCCTACGTAGCCGATGACGGGCAGCTGATGGTGCGCTTCGTTGCCCTGGATGTGTCATACAAAGCCTACACCGGCCAGCTACTCAGCCTACCCGTAGTGCAGACCCGGACCGTGCGGAGTAGCAATGGGCAAAGCGAGCAGCGCTACTATGTAGCGCTGGAGGTAGTGCTGGGCACAGAGCGGTTCTCCACCTGGTTCTCCCTTACCAAGCGGCACACCATGAGCTTCCCGATCCTGATTGGCCGCAGCCTGCTCAGTGGCCGGTACATCGTGGACGTATCGAAAAAAAGCATGCACCACTCCTAA
- the hisA gene encoding 1-(5-phosphoribosyl)-5-[(5-phosphoribosylamino)methylideneamino]imidazole-4-carboxamide isomerase has translation MQIIPAIDLIDGKCVRLSMGNYAHKTVYSEDPLATAQQFEQAGLQRLHLVDLDGAKAGRIVNGAVLEQICRQTSLIVDFGGGISTDTELEKAYALGATMVTAGSVAVRQPERVLRWLEVYGPDRLILGADARDGRIAVAGWQEDSGLDIITFLRPYYTAGFRQVISTDIARDGMLQGPSYKLYESLLTHYPELRLIASGGIAHSEDLAELQRMGLHGAIVGKAYYEGKISLAELSSYVN, from the coding sequence ATGCAAATCATCCCCGCCATAGACCTGATAGACGGCAAGTGCGTGCGCCTGAGCATGGGCAACTATGCCCACAAAACCGTGTACAGCGAGGACCCGCTGGCCACAGCCCAGCAGTTTGAGCAGGCAGGCCTGCAGCGGCTGCACCTGGTAGACCTGGACGGAGCGAAGGCCGGGCGGATCGTGAACGGAGCGGTGCTGGAGCAGATATGCCGCCAAACCAGCCTGATTGTAGACTTTGGCGGAGGCATCTCTACCGACACGGAGCTGGAGAAAGCCTACGCACTGGGTGCAACCATGGTTACGGCTGGCAGTGTAGCCGTGCGCCAGCCCGAGCGCGTGCTGCGCTGGCTGGAGGTATATGGCCCCGACAGGCTGATACTAGGGGCCGATGCCCGAGACGGGCGCATAGCCGTGGCGGGCTGGCAGGAGGACTCGGGCCTGGATATCATCACCTTTCTAAGGCCCTACTACACGGCTGGCTTCCGGCAGGTAATCAGCACCGACATTGCCCGAGACGGCATGCTGCAGGGCCCCAGCTACAAGCTGTATGAAAGCCTGCTGACGCACTACCCCGAGCTGCGGCTCATTGCCAGCGGCGGCATAGCCCACAGCGAAGACCTGGCCGAACTGCAGCGCATGGGCCTGCATGGTGCCATTGTAGGCAAGGCTTATTATGAGGGTAAGATCAGTCTGGCAGAACTCTCTTCCTACGTAAATTAG
- the hisF gene encoding imidazole glycerol phosphate synthase subunit HisF, translated as MLTKRIIPCLDIKDGRTVKGTNFVGLRDAGDPVELAAQYAAQGADELVFLDITATVEGRKTFVELVTRIAQVINIPFTVGGGISEVGQVSTLLRAGADKVSVNSAAVSRPGLIDEIANEFGSQCLVVAIDTRRMEDGTERVHTHGGRIPTEWETVAWATEVDRRGAGEILLTSMDADGTGAGFALDITRRVAAAVRIPVVASGGGGTAEHFAQVFRQGGADAALAASIFHYGTLPVPVLKETLRTLHFPIR; from the coding sequence ATGCTAACGAAGCGCATCATCCCCTGCCTGGACATCAAAGACGGGCGTACGGTGAAGGGCACCAACTTTGTGGGCCTGCGTGACGCGGGCGACCCCGTAGAGCTGGCGGCCCAGTATGCCGCCCAGGGAGCAGACGAGCTGGTCTTTCTGGATATTACCGCAACCGTAGAGGGTCGCAAAACCTTTGTCGAACTGGTTACACGCATCGCTCAGGTCATCAATATCCCCTTTACCGTGGGCGGGGGCATCAGCGAGGTAGGCCAGGTGAGCACCCTGCTCCGGGCCGGGGCCGACAAGGTGAGTGTAAACTCGGCCGCCGTAAGCAGGCCCGGGCTGATAGACGAGATCGCAAACGAGTTTGGCAGCCAGTGCCTGGTGGTAGCCATAGACACACGCCGTATGGAGGACGGCACCGAACGCGTGCACACCCACGGGGGCCGCATCCCCACCGAGTGGGAAACCGTGGCCTGGGCCACAGAGGTAGACCGGCGCGGTGCGGGCGAGATCCTGCTGACCAGCATGGATGCCGATGGTACCGGCGCGGGCTTTGCCCTGGACATTACCCGCCGGGTAGCGGCGGCAGTGCGCATACCCGTGGTGGCCAGCGGTGGCGGTGGCACCGCCGAGCATTTTGCCCAGGTATTCCGCCAGGGCGGGGCCGATGCAGCCCTGGCCGCCAGCATCTTCCACTACGGCACCCTGCCCGTACCCGTGCTAAAGGAAACCCTGCGTACCCTACACTTCCCCATCCGATGA
- a CDS encoding LptF/LptG family permease gives MKKLHILLLRAFVPPFLASFSIVLFILTLQFISTYQNDIFGKVFSPGVIAQLFFYAMANLIKISLPISLLVAGLMTLGKLGEQYELAAIKSSGVSLFRVMYPLLMFGALITGISFYLSWFVIPATNLKLYSLLYDVKQAKPEFALKAGIINSNIPRYRIWFRDRDEAGMMHDFHLWDHSDQATANSQHLVADSAYVVMDDRLLYLRLTLFGAIQYQEKPALNQQAGYVAPFTRMYFDSLKYSLDMTGVGLQRNDESLFSRHQYTQNVLEITGSIDSLKTLPRKPAEAVRRLLNQQIRIDTALAQIAGLKPAPTQLYTRSALELIPASQQPACLARAQHTARQMKQWCAEQQRNLKEHREVLNKFRIEYQMMFAVPLACIIMLFIGAPLGAIIRKGGLGLPSIISILFFIVYYVLLTQGKKLAIDGAVPVWFGVWMPVMIIFPIALYVTYQSATDSRLFDLAAWRQLLPGRGKTNGRKTG, from the coding sequence ATGAAGAAACTGCACATCCTCCTGCTACGTGCCTTTGTGCCACCTTTTTTAGCCAGCTTCAGCATTGTGCTGTTCATCCTCACGCTGCAGTTTATCAGCACGTATCAGAACGACATTTTCGGCAAGGTCTTCAGCCCGGGGGTCATTGCCCAGCTGTTCTTCTACGCCATGGCCAACCTGATCAAGATCAGCCTGCCCATCTCGCTGCTGGTGGCCGGGCTGATGACGCTGGGCAAGCTGGGCGAGCAGTACGAGCTGGCAGCTATCAAAAGCTCGGGCGTCAGCCTGTTTCGGGTCATGTATCCCCTACTGATGTTTGGGGCACTCATTACCGGAATTTCCTTTTACCTCAGCTGGTTTGTTATCCCCGCTACCAACCTGAAGCTCTACAGCCTGCTGTATGATGTAAAGCAGGCCAAACCCGAGTTTGCCCTCAAGGCCGGTATCATCAATAGCAATATACCGCGCTACCGCATCTGGTTCAGAGACCGCGACGAGGCAGGCATGATGCACGACTTTCACCTGTGGGACCACTCGGACCAAGCTACGGCAAACAGCCAGCACCTGGTGGCAGACAGCGCCTATGTGGTGATGGATGACCGGCTGCTGTACCTGCGCCTCACCCTCTTCGGGGCCATACAGTACCAGGAAAAACCCGCCCTGAACCAGCAGGCGGGCTATGTAGCCCCCTTTACCCGCATGTACTTCGACTCGCTAAAGTACAGCCTGGACATGACAGGTGTAGGCCTGCAGCGCAATGACGAGAGCCTCTTCAGCCGCCACCAGTACACACAGAATGTACTGGAGATAACCGGCAGCATAGATAGCCTGAAAACCCTGCCGCGCAAACCCGCAGAGGCCGTACGCCGGCTGCTGAACCAGCAGATACGGATAGACACTGCCCTAGCACAAATAGCCGGGCTGAAACCGGCCCCCACACAGCTGTATACACGCTCTGCCCTGGAGCTGATTCCGGCTAGCCAGCAGCCTGCCTGCCTGGCCCGCGCCCAGCATACCGCGCGGCAGATGAAACAGTGGTGTGCCGAGCAGCAGCGCAACCTGAAAGAGCACCGGGAGGTGCTAAACAAGTTTCGCATCGAATACCAGATGATGTTTGCGGTGCCCCTGGCGTGCATCATCATGCTCTTTATAGGTGCACCCCTGGGGGCCATCATTCGCAAGGGCGGCCTGGGCCTGCCCTCTATTATCAGCATTCTGTTTTTCATTGTCTACTACGTACTGCTAACCCAGGGCAAGAAGCTGGCCATAGACGGTGCCGTGCCCGTATGGTTCGGGGTATGGATGCCGGTCATGATTATTTTTCCCATTGCCCTGTACGTAACCTACCAGAGCGCTACAGACAGCCGCCTCTTCGACCTGGCCGCCTGGAGGCAGCTGCTGCCCGGCAGGGGGAAGACGAATGGCAGAAAAACCGGATAA
- the rimK gene encoding 30S ribosomal protein S6--L-glutamate ligase has product MKLLVLSREPQSYSTRRLVEAGKKAGLGIRVVDHTKCSMVLEPEMNGVLYKGELLQDVQAVIPRIGASVTYYGTAIVRQFEMMQVFCAVDSVAISRSRDKLRSLQMLTRAGVNIPKTAFAKFPKGQDVEALLQEVGGAPVIIKLLEGTQGLGVVLAESKTAAQSVIEAFSGLQANILVQEFIKEAGGADIRAFVVDGRVVAAIRRQGVKGEFRSNLHRGGQAVPITLSPEETQAAIAAAKAMRLGIAGVDILPSNQGPFVIEVNSSPGLEGIETATGVDVAAEIIAYVQRGVARREVAEERG; this is encoded by the coding sequence ATGAAACTGCTGGTACTAAGCAGAGAACCCCAAAGCTACTCCACCCGGCGCCTGGTGGAGGCCGGCAAGAAGGCAGGCCTGGGCATACGCGTGGTAGACCACACCAAATGCAGCATGGTGCTGGAACCCGAAATGAATGGCGTACTGTACAAGGGCGAGCTGCTGCAGGATGTACAGGCTGTCATCCCCCGCATCGGTGCCTCCGTTACCTACTATGGCACAGCCATTGTGCGTCAGTTTGAGATGATGCAGGTTTTCTGTGCGGTAGACTCTGTGGCCATCTCGCGTAGCCGGGATAAACTGCGCAGCCTGCAGATGCTTACCCGGGCTGGTGTCAATATCCCCAAGACCGCCTTTGCCAAGTTTCCCAAGGGCCAGGACGTAGAGGCACTGTTACAGGAGGTAGGGGGCGCACCTGTCATCATCAAGCTGCTGGAGGGCACACAGGGCCTTGGGGTAGTGCTGGCCGAGAGCAAAACCGCCGCCCAGAGTGTAATCGAAGCCTTTAGTGGCCTGCAGGCCAATATCCTGGTGCAGGAGTTCATTAAGGAAGCTGGGGGCGCAGACATACGAGCCTTTGTAGTAGATGGCAGGGTGGTAGCTGCCATCCGCCGCCAGGGCGTGAAGGGCGAGTTTCGCAGCAACCTGCACCGGGGGGGGCAGGCAGTACCCATCACCCTCAGCCCCGAGGAAACCCAGGCCGCCATTGCTGCGGCCAAAGCCATGCGGCTGGGCATAGCCGGGGTAGACATCCTGCCCAGCAACCAGGGACCCTTTGTGATTGAGGTAAACAGCAGCCCGGGGCTGGAAGGGATAGAGACTGCCACAGGCGTAGACGTGGCGGCCGAAATAATTGCCTACGTACAGCGAGGCGTGGCACGAAGAGAAGTGGCCGAAGAGCGCGGGTAG